The Barnesiella intestinihominis YIT 11860 genome includes a window with the following:
- a CDS encoding AMP-binding protein, whose product MLERFLDKTSFSSQEDFMKNFKVKVPDCFNFGYDVVDEWARIAPEKKALLWTNDQGKRIDFTFADIKRESDKTASYFQSLGIGHGDMVMLILKRRYEFWFSIIALHKLGAVCIPATHLLTEKDIVYRCNAADIKMIVSCGDGIVVEHINRARPSSPSLQRCISIGPIIPEGWDDFHKGIESAAPFVRPESVNTNDDISLLYFTSGTTGEPKMVAHDFTYPLGHIITGSFWHNLHEDSLHLTLADTGWGKAVWGKLYGQWFAGANVFVYDFEKFKPADVLEMIHNFHITSFCAPPTVFRFLIREDLTKYDISSLKYCTIAGEALNPKVYEEWLRLTGIKLMEGFGQTETTLTIATYPWVEPKPGSMGIRNPQYDIDLLTADGRSAEDGEQGQIVIRTDHGKPLGLFKEYYRDPQKTYEAYHDGIYYTGDVAWRDEDGYFWFVGRADDVIKSSGYRIGPFEVESALMTHPAVVECAVTGVPDEIRGQVVKATIVLSAAYKDKAGEALVKEIQDHVKKVTAPYKYPRVIEFVEELPKTISGKIRRVEIRDKDKV is encoded by the coding sequence ATGTTAGAACGCTTTTTAGATAAAACGTCTTTCTCTTCACAGGAAGACTTCATGAAAAATTTTAAGGTAAAAGTTCCCGATTGTTTTAATTTCGGATACGATGTTGTAGATGAATGGGCACGTATAGCTCCCGAAAAAAAAGCTCTGCTTTGGACCAACGATCAAGGAAAAAGAATAGATTTTACATTTGCCGATATTAAACGAGAAAGCGACAAAACTGCATCTTACTTCCAATCATTAGGAATAGGGCACGGCGATATGGTCATGCTCATTTTGAAACGAAGATACGAATTTTGGTTTTCTATTATCGCTCTTCACAAACTGGGAGCCGTATGTATTCCCGCCACTCACCTGCTGACCGAGAAAGACATAGTGTACCGATGCAATGCCGCCGACATAAAAATGATTGTATCCTGCGGCGACGGGATTGTAGTCGAGCACATCAACCGAGCCCGACCGTCCTCGCCTTCATTACAACGTTGTATCTCCATCGGGCCCATCATTCCAGAAGGGTGGGACGACTTCCATAAAGGAATAGAATCGGCTGCTCCTTTCGTCCGTCCCGAATCGGTCAACACGAATGACGATATTTCACTGCTCTATTTCACATCGGGAACCACCGGCGAGCCCAAAATGGTCGCCCATGATTTCACCTACCCGTTAGGGCACATCATCACCGGCTCCTTTTGGCACAACCTGCACGAAGACAGCCTGCATTTGACTCTGGCCGACACGGGTTGGGGAAAAGCCGTATGGGGAAAACTATACGGACAATGGTTTGCCGGGGCGAACGTGTTTGTCTATGACTTCGAAAAATTCAAACCGGCCGACGTACTCGAAATGATACACAACTTTCACATCACTTCATTTTGCGCTCCTCCCACCGTATTCAGGTTTCTCATTCGGGAAGACCTCACCAAATACGATATTTCTTCTCTAAAATATTGTACCATAGCCGGTGAAGCCCTTAACCCCAAAGTATACGAAGAATGGCTACGGCTCACAGGTATAAAACTGATGGAAGGTTTCGGACAGACCGAGACGACCCTCACTATCGCCACCTACCCGTGGGTAGAACCCAAACCGGGATCGATGGGAATACGCAACCCGCAATACGACATAGACCTGCTCACAGCCGACGGACGCTCGGCCGAAGATGGGGAACAGGGACAAATCGTTATCCGCACCGATCACGGGAAACCTTTGGGACTGTTCAAGGAATATTACCGTGACCCTCAAAAAACGTATGAAGCCTACCATGACGGTATTTACTATACAGGCGATGTAGCTTGGCGCGACGAGGACGGATACTTCTGGTTCGTGGGTCGTGCCGACGATGTCATCAAATCGTCGGGCTACCGCATCGGTCCATTCGAAGTGGAAAGCGCTCTAATGACCCACCCCGCCGTAGTGGAGTGTGCCGTGACCGGAGTCCCCGATGAAATCAGAGGACAAGTTGTCAAAGCGACTATCGTACTATCGGCTGCATACAAAGACAAAGCGGGAGAAGCTCTTGTCAAAGAAATACAAGACCATGTGAAAAAAGTCACGGCTCCCTATAAATATCCTCGGGTTATCGAGTTCGTCGAAGAGTTGCCCAAAACCATCAGCGGGAAAATACGCCGAGTAGAAATACGAGACAAAGACAAAGTCTAA
- a CDS encoding N-acetylornithine carbamoyltransferase yields MRHFTNVHDLGDLKAAVKEALEVKSNRFAYKHLGQDKTLMMIFFNSSLRTRLSTQKAAMNLGMNVIVLDVNQGAWKLETERGVVMDGDKPEHLLEAIPVMGCYCDVIGVRSFARFESKSDDYEEKILNQFIRYSGRPVFSMEAATRHPLQSFADLITIEEHKKTEHPKVVLTWAPHPKALPQAVPNSFAEWINQTDYEFVITHPEGYELAPQFVGNAHVEYDQRRAFEGADFIYAKNWAAYADPHYGQVISTDRAWTVDSEKMALTNNAFFMHCLPVRRNMIVSDDVIESPQSLVIPEAANREISAQVVLKRILESL; encoded by the coding sequence ATGAGACATTTCACTAACGTACACGACCTCGGAGATTTAAAAGCTGCTGTTAAAGAAGCTCTCGAAGTAAAATCCAATCGGTTTGCCTACAAACACTTGGGGCAGGATAAAACCTTGATGATGATTTTCTTCAATTCCAGCCTCCGTACTCGCCTAAGTACACAAAAGGCAGCTATGAATTTGGGCATGAATGTCATAGTTTTAGACGTCAATCAAGGAGCTTGGAAATTAGAGACCGAACGAGGTGTAGTCATGGACGGGGATAAACCGGAGCATTTGCTCGAAGCTATACCGGTCATGGGGTGTTACTGCGACGTGATAGGCGTGCGTTCTTTCGCCCGGTTCGAAAGCAAAAGCGACGACTATGAAGAAAAAATTCTCAATCAGTTCATTCGATATTCAGGCCGACCAGTATTCAGCATGGAAGCAGCTACACGGCATCCATTGCAAAGTTTCGCCGACCTCATCACCATCGAAGAACATAAAAAAACCGAACACCCCAAAGTAGTCCTCACATGGGCCCCTCACCCGAAGGCTCTACCTCAGGCCGTACCTAATTCTTTTGCCGAATGGATAAACCAAACCGATTACGAATTTGTCATTACCCACCCAGAGGGGTATGAATTAGCCCCTCAGTTCGTAGGCAATGCCCATGTGGAATATGACCAGCGAAGAGCTTTCGAGGGGGCAGACTTCATCTACGCTAAGAACTGGGCAGCCTATGCCGACCCACATTACGGACAAGTCATCAGCACAGACCGGGCATGGACGGTAGATAGCGAAAAAATGGCTTTGACCAATAACGCTTTTTTCATGCACTGTCTTCCGGTACGTCGCAACATGATTGTTTCGGACGATGTTATCGAAAGTCCGCAATCATTGGTAATCCCCGAAGCCGCCAATCGGGAAATCTCGGCACAAGTCGTACTGAAACGTATTCTTGAATCCCTCTAA
- a CDS encoding thymidylate synthase — protein MKQYLDLLQHVLDHGVLKEDRTGTGTHSVFGYQMRFNLQDGFPLLTTKKLHLKSIIHELLWFLKGDTNVKYLQENGVRIWNEWADENGDLGHIYGYQWRSWPDYNGGHIDQIKEAIHTIQNNPDSRRIIVSAWNVADLPQMNLPPCHAFFQFYVANGKLSLQLYQRSADIFLGVPFNIASYALLLMMVAQVTGLEAGDFVHTLGDAHIYNNHIEQVREQLSREPRALPKMKLNPDVKSIFDFKYEDFELTDYNPHPHIAGKVAV, from the coding sequence ATGAAACAATATCTCGACCTCTTACAACATGTGCTCGACCACGGCGTCCTCAAAGAAGATCGCACAGGGACAGGCACTCATAGTGTTTTCGGTTATCAAATGCGTTTCAACCTACAAGACGGATTCCCGCTCCTCACCACGAAGAAACTGCATTTGAAATCGATTATCCATGAACTGTTGTGGTTTCTTAAAGGCGACACCAACGTGAAATATTTGCAAGAGAACGGAGTCCGCATTTGGAACGAATGGGCCGACGAGAATGGCGACTTAGGGCATATCTACGGATATCAATGGCGCTCGTGGCCCGATTATAACGGCGGACATATCGACCAAATAAAAGAGGCTATCCACACCATACAAAACAATCCCGACTCACGTCGCATCATTGTCAGCGCATGGAATGTGGCAGACCTACCCCAAATGAACCTACCTCCTTGCCATGCTTTTTTCCAGTTCTATGTAGCAAATGGTAAACTCAGTTTGCAACTGTATCAACGCAGTGCAGATATTTTTCTCGGAGTGCCTTTCAATATCGCCTCTTATGCACTATTACTCATGATGGTCGCACAAGTGACCGGGCTCGAAGCCGGAGATTTCGTCCACACACTCGGAGATGCCCATATTTACAACAACCATATCGAGCAAGTGCGGGAACAGCTTTCTCGCGAACCGCGAGCCCTGCCTAAAATGAAACTGAACCCCGACGTAAAAAGCATCTTCGATTTCAAATACGAAGACTTTGAATTGACGGATTATAACCCTCACCCCCATATCGCAGGAAAAGTAGCCGTATAA
- the rpsB gene encoding 30S ribosomal protein S2: MSITNFDQLLEAGVHFGHLKRKWNPAMAPYIFMERNGIHIIDLYKTVAKIDEAAAALKSIAKSGKKILFVATKKQAKQVVADKASAVNMPYVIERWPGGMLTNFPTIRKAVKKMSTIDKMEKDGTFDNLSKREKLQISRQRAKLEKTLGSIADLNRLPSALFVVDVLKEHIAVREANRLGIPVFAMVDTNSNPNDVDFVIPANDDASKSIEVVLDAVCGAIAEGLEERKAEKVDAPAEGEDAPVKKERKTRISRKKAEDAEVAEITDEAPAAEVKEVEE; encoded by the coding sequence ATGTCTATTACTAATTTTGACCAGTTATTGGAAGCCGGTGTTCATTTCGGACACTTGAAAAGAAAATGGAATCCTGCTATGGCTCCTTATATTTTCATGGAGCGTAACGGTATCCACATTATCGACTTGTATAAAACCGTAGCAAAGATCGACGAAGCCGCAGCTGCATTGAAATCAATCGCTAAATCGGGTAAAAAAATTCTGTTCGTCGCTACTAAGAAACAAGCCAAACAAGTTGTCGCCGACAAGGCTTCTGCTGTGAATATGCCATATGTTATCGAGCGTTGGCCGGGTGGTATGTTGACTAACTTCCCTACGATCCGTAAGGCTGTGAAGAAAATGTCTACCATCGATAAAATGGAAAAGGACGGAACGTTTGACAATTTGTCTAAGCGTGAAAAATTGCAAATCTCTCGCCAACGTGCCAAGTTGGAAAAGACTTTGGGTAGTATTGCCGATTTGAATCGTCTGCCTTCCGCTTTGTTCGTTGTCGATGTTTTGAAAGAACATATTGCCGTGCGCGAGGCCAATCGTTTAGGTATTCCCGTATTTGCTATGGTAGATACCAACTCGAATCCGAACGATGTAGATTTCGTTATTCCGGCTAATGACGATGCTTCGAAATCTATCGAAGTGGTTCTCGATGCCGTATGCGGTGCTATTGCCGAAGGTTTGGAAGAACGTAAGGCTGAAAAAGTTGATGCTCCTGCCGAGGGTGAGGATGCTCCTGTTAAGAAAGAACGTAAAACTCGTATCTCTCGCAAGAAAGCCGAAGATGCAGAGGTTGCCGAAATAACGGACGAAGCTCCTGCCGCCGAAGTTAAAGAAGTAGAAGAATAA
- a CDS encoding dihydrofolate reductase translates to MSKIALIAAVAEKGAIGRDQQLLCHLPNDLKHFKTLTSGHTVVMGRKTFESLPNGALPNRKNIVLTHNTALSWPNVTVVHTLDEIPIQDTTEDEIFIMGGATLYNETIKIADTLYITHIHHTFDDADTFFPTINPSEWEIANSQEMPADEKHAYPYTFVTYTRRRIENREPSDK, encoded by the coding sequence ATGAGTAAAATAGCATTAATCGCAGCCGTCGCCGAAAAAGGAGCCATTGGCCGGGACCAACAACTGTTATGCCACTTGCCCAACGACTTGAAACATTTCAAAACACTCACGTCGGGACATACCGTCGTCATGGGGCGAAAGACTTTCGAATCATTACCCAACGGCGCTTTACCTAACCGCAAGAATATCGTCTTGACACATAACACGGCACTATCGTGGCCGAATGTTACTGTCGTCCATACGCTTGACGAAATACCGATACAAGACACGACAGAAGACGAAATTTTCATTATGGGGGGAGCGACACTATACAACGAAACCATCAAGATAGCCGACACGCTGTATATCACACACATTCACCATACATTCGACGACGCCGACACATTCTTCCCGACCATAAACCCATCGGAGTGGGAAATCGCAAATTCGCAAGAAATGCCGGCCGACGAGAAACACGCTTATCCTTATACGTTTGTAACCTATACCAGAAGACGGATAGAAAACCGGGAACCTTCCGACAAATAA
- the proB gene encoding glutamate 5-kinase, whose product MSYKRKRITVKIGSNVLARPDGTLDITRMSALTDQIAELHKAGVEIIVISSGAVASGRSELKIHRKLDAVSARQLFSAVGQAKLINRYYELFREHNIACGQVLTTKENFSTRRQYLTQKQCMEVMLENKVIPIVNENDTISVTELMFTDNDELSGLISAMMDSETLVILSNIDGIYNGAPGQAGSKVIPEIHPGQELSQYIQSGKSSFGRGGMLTKCNIARKVADEGIEVIIANGKKENILPDLLRENSSAICTRFIPSANPISSIKRWIAHSEGFAKGELHINAGAVKAIHSQQAVSILPVGVTRIEGDFEKDDIVRIIDPDGNSIGVGRIALDSETAREFIGHQGAKPFVHYDYLYLD is encoded by the coding sequence ATGAGTTACAAACGTAAACGTATTACCGTAAAAATAGGGAGTAACGTTCTTGCTCGTCCAGACGGTACGCTAGACATCACCCGCATGTCGGCTCTCACTGACCAAATCGCCGAGCTGCACAAAGCCGGAGTCGAAATTATTGTCATATCGTCGGGAGCTGTGGCATCGGGCCGCAGCGAATTGAAGATACACCGCAAGCTCGACGCAGTTTCTGCCAGACAATTATTCTCGGCTGTGGGGCAAGCCAAACTCATCAATCGTTATTACGAGCTATTCAGGGAACACAATATAGCTTGCGGCCAAGTGCTCACGACCAAAGAAAATTTTTCTACCCGGCGACAGTACCTCACACAAAAACAATGTATGGAGGTTATGCTTGAAAACAAGGTTATCCCTATCGTTAACGAGAACGATACGATCTCGGTTACCGAGTTAATGTTCACCGACAACGACGAGCTGTCGGGGCTCATCTCTGCCATGATGGACTCCGAAACCCTCGTCATTCTCAGCAATATCGACGGTATTTACAACGGGGCTCCGGGACAAGCGGGCAGTAAAGTCATACCGGAAATTCACCCCGGTCAAGAACTGTCGCAATACATACAGTCGGGGAAATCCTCTTTCGGGCGGGGCGGTATGCTTACCAAATGCAACATCGCCCGTAAGGTGGCGGACGAAGGTATAGAAGTCATCATCGCCAACGGCAAGAAAGAAAATATCTTGCCCGATCTTTTACGGGAAAACAGCTCGGCGATTTGCACGCGATTCATTCCCTCTGCCAACCCTATATCGAGCATTAAACGTTGGATCGCCCACTCCGAGGGATTCGCCAAAGGAGAATTACATATCAATGCCGGAGCCGTGAAAGCGATCCACTCGCAACAAGCCGTCAGTATATTGCCGGTCGGAGTCACCCGTATCGAAGGAGACTTCGAAAAGGACGACATTGTCCGCATCATCGATCCCGATGGAAATTCCATAGGTGTAGGCCGCATCGCGCTCGACAGCGAAACAGCCCGAGAATTTATCGGACATCAGGGTGCGAAACCTTTCGTCCATTACGATTATCTCTATCTCGACTAA
- a CDS encoding DUF6359 domain-containing protein: MKKALLSIALSAFVFSLIAGTGLSADSPLTVSQALAKKNDRKSYYINGYIVGEYRDYSNNKHFYNIAPPFDGTSAYLIADEIDEIDLSKMMPVQIKDYVDSYNLDENPQYWRKQLTIKGTLTDYFTLPGIKNLTDWIAPGENVTDETKYWNFYETFETKKAYTPNSTLMYGGGIYASAETCRWKFVGATYGDSSNDMKWDNAAAHLRLTESTSGEPGYIYMLEDKSNGIGYIRLWAARYKDDKGSGSFGVYISDDKGKTWEPIQTGIPIKKELTEYQFKVMHPGELRIKIGKTENSTAGIDIDNIHISDYYTTSSVENMLSPTNIRIWSSKGHLCFDTKMPEQIDIYLINGTLVKTEHIIGSGNIALPAGFYIVSIKNTATKIIVQ, from the coding sequence ATGAAAAAAGCATTATTATCCATCGCACTATCGGCATTTGTTTTTTCACTGATAGCGGGAACAGGACTTTCGGCCGATTCCCCGTTAACCGTATCGCAAGCTCTTGCCAAGAAGAATGACCGGAAATCCTATTATATAAATGGATATATAGTCGGAGAATACAGAGACTACTCCAACAATAAACACTTCTACAACATTGCACCGCCCTTCGATGGAACCTCGGCCTACCTCATCGCCGACGAAATCGATGAAATCGATTTAAGCAAGATGATGCCCGTACAAATCAAGGACTATGTCGATTCGTACAATTTAGATGAAAATCCACAATATTGGCGCAAGCAACTGACCATAAAAGGAACGTTAACCGATTACTTCACCCTGCCGGGAATTAAGAATCTCACAGATTGGATAGCACCCGGCGAAAATGTCACAGACGAAACGAAATACTGGAACTTTTATGAAACTTTTGAAACGAAAAAAGCCTATACTCCCAATAGCACTTTAATGTATGGAGGAGGAATCTATGCCAGTGCCGAAACATGCCGATGGAAATTCGTAGGCGCTACATACGGAGACAGCTCCAACGATATGAAATGGGATAATGCAGCAGCCCACCTACGCCTTACCGAATCGACCTCCGGCGAACCCGGATACATCTACATGCTCGAAGATAAAAGCAACGGAATCGGGTACATACGCTTATGGGCTGCCCGATATAAAGATGATAAAGGTTCTGGGTCCTTCGGTGTATACATATCCGATGACAAAGGAAAAACTTGGGAACCCATTCAAACCGGTATTCCAATCAAAAAAGAGTTGACCGAATACCAATTCAAAGTGATGCATCCGGGAGAACTACGAATAAAAATAGGCAAAACAGAGAACTCGACGGCTGGAATAGACATTGATAATATCCACATCAGCGACTATTATACGACGTCGTCCGTTGAAAACATGTTGTCTCCGACAAATATACGAATATGGAGTTCGAAAGGTCATCTTTGTTTCGACACAAAAATGCCCGAACAAATCGACATCTACCTGATAAACGGCACACTCGTTAAGACTGAACATATAATCGGGAGTGGCAACATAGCCCTACCTGCCGGATTCTATATAGTCTCGATAAAAAACACCGCTACAAAAATTATCGTACAATAA
- a CDS encoding glutamate-5-semialdehyde dehydrogenase, with amino-acid sequence MTADVSHIFENARVAARKLNLVDTETIDKILLAVADEAEKEVDYILQENCRDLALMPKTDPKYDRLMLSRERILGITADMRKVAGLPSPLGRILASFDRPNGMRIEKVSVPFGVIGIIYEARPNVTFDVFSLCLKSGNVCILKGGSDAQYSNNAIINIINKVLISYGIDSNTATLLPNDHSFTDKLLTAVGQVDLIIPRGSGRLINYVREHALVPVIETGAGICHTYFDSDGDLEKGRNIVFNAKTRRVSVCNALDCLIIHKERLSDLASLCKPLSEKNVLIYADPKAYGALSGKYPESLLQPATDDSFGTEFLDYKMAVKTVDSFEEALAHIARYSSKHSESIITENESHKQRFAHEVDAACVYTNVSTAFTDGGQFGFGAEIGISTQKLHARGPMALPELTTYKYIISGNGQTRQ; translated from the coding sequence ATGACCGCCGATGTATCACATATTTTCGAAAACGCACGAGTAGCTGCCCGCAAATTGAATCTCGTCGATACCGAGACTATCGATAAAATACTTCTTGCCGTTGCCGACGAAGCCGAGAAAGAAGTCGATTACATTTTGCAAGAAAACTGTCGGGACTTGGCTCTTATGCCGAAGACAGACCCCAAATACGACCGGTTAATGCTCTCGCGGGAACGAATTTTAGGAATAACCGCCGATATGCGAAAGGTAGCAGGACTTCCCTCTCCATTGGGCAGAATATTGGCTTCATTCGACAGGCCCAACGGCATGCGCATCGAAAAGGTATCTGTACCGTTCGGAGTCATCGGCATTATCTACGAAGCCCGTCCCAATGTAACCTTCGACGTTTTTTCTCTTTGCTTGAAATCGGGGAATGTCTGTATTTTGAAGGGAGGTAGTGATGCCCAATATTCCAACAACGCTATTATCAACATTATCAACAAGGTGTTGATAAGTTACGGAATAGACTCTAACACAGCGACTTTACTACCTAACGACCACAGCTTTACCGACAAGTTATTAACCGCCGTGGGACAAGTCGACCTTATCATTCCGAGAGGCAGCGGTCGATTGATAAATTATGTACGCGAACATGCGCTTGTACCGGTTATCGAAACCGGAGCCGGGATATGCCACACCTATTTCGACAGTGACGGAGATTTGGAAAAAGGCCGCAATATCGTGTTCAATGCCAAAACCCGTCGGGTGAGCGTATGCAATGCGCTCGACTGTCTGATTATTCACAAGGAGAGATTATCCGACCTTGCAAGCCTCTGCAAGCCGTTGTCCGAAAAAAACGTACTCATATACGCCGACCCGAAAGCCTATGGCGCACTCTCGGGGAAATATCCGGAATCCCTCTTGCAGCCAGCGACCGACGATAGTTTCGGGACGGAATTTCTAGATTATAAGATGGCAGTCAAAACCGTCGACTCCTTTGAAGAGGCTTTGGCTCACATAGCTCGCTATTCCTCGAAACACAGCGAAAGTATAATCACCGAAAACGAATCTCACAAACAACGCTTCGCTCACGAAGTCGATGCCGCATGCGTATACACCAACGTGTCTACCGCATTCACCGACGGAGGACAATTCGGATTCGGGGCAGAAATAGGTATCAGCACACAGAAACTGCATGCAAGAGGTCCTATGGCTCTACCCGAGCTAACGACTTATAAATATATTATTTCCGGTAACGGACAAACCCGTCAATAA
- the tsf gene encoding translation elongation factor Ts, whose product MAVTMAEISKLRKLTGAGMMDCKNALTETNGDIEAAKEIIRKKGQAVAAKREDREASEGCVLAAAKGDFAAIVALKCETDFVAKNDSFVALTKSILDAAIEAKATDLETVKALVVNGTPVANLIVDEIGKTGEKMELGYYEAISAPYTTAYIHPGNKLATIVGFNLADTDYQVAHDVAMQAAAMSPIAVSRDEVPADVVEKELEIAKDKARQEGKKEEMLDKIAQGRLNKFYQEVCLLEQAFVKDPKQTIQQYLHSSNKELTAVACKRITLNEE is encoded by the coding sequence ATGGCTGTTACAATGGCTGAAATCAGCAAGCTACGTAAACTTACGGGAGCCGGCATGATGGATTGTAAGAATGCTTTGACCGAGACTAACGGTGATATCGAAGCTGCAAAAGAAATTATTCGTAAAAAAGGTCAAGCTGTCGCTGCTAAACGCGAAGACCGCGAAGCTTCGGAAGGTTGCGTTTTGGCTGCTGCCAAAGGCGATTTCGCTGCTATCGTAGCTTTGAAGTGCGAAACGGATTTCGTTGCTAAGAACGATTCTTTCGTAGCCTTGACTAAATCTATTCTCGATGCTGCCATCGAGGCAAAAGCTACCGATCTTGAAACCGTAAAGGCTTTGGTTGTCAATGGTACTCCCGTCGCTAACTTGATTGTCGATGAAATCGGTAAAACCGGAGAAAAGATGGAGCTCGGTTACTACGAAGCTATTTCGGCTCCTTATACCACCGCTTATATTCACCCGGGGAATAAATTGGCTACGATTGTAGGTTTTAACCTTGCCGATACCGATTATCAGGTAGCTCACGATGTGGCTATGCAGGCTGCTGCTATGAGCCCTATCGCTGTTTCTCGTGATGAAGTTCCGGCCGATGTGGTAGAAAAAGAACTTGAAATCGCAAAAGATAAGGCTCGTCAAGAGGGTAAGAAAGAGGAAATGCTCGATAAGATTGCTCAGGGTCGTCTGAACAAATTCTATCAAGAAGTTTGTTTACTTGAACAAGCTTTTGTGAAAGATCCCAAGCAAACTATTCAACAGTATCTTCATTCAAGCAACAAAGAACTTACAGCTGTTGCTTGTAAGAGAATTACTCTTAATGAGGAATAA
- a CDS encoding PepSY-like domain-containing protein: MKTFLWSFILFAGLAGLSACDEDERVDYQYLPDSVHQFVSTYFSDVKVVKAEKKNEEPRYKVWLSNGFELKFYKDGGWQKVDGNLQVLPSALQIDILPGNLLTYVATQYPTAGIVEAARYDWGYEVELNTAPLVELEFDNNGNVTQIDRD, translated from the coding sequence ATGAAAACGTTTTTGTGGAGTTTTATTTTGTTCGCAGGGCTTGCCGGATTGAGTGCCTGTGATGAGGACGAACGGGTGGACTATCAATACTTGCCTGATTCTGTTCATCAATTTGTTAGTACTTATTTTTCCGATGTAAAGGTAGTTAAGGCCGAAAAGAAGAATGAAGAGCCCCGTTACAAAGTTTGGTTGAGTAACGGATTCGAATTGAAATTCTATAAGGACGGCGGGTGGCAAAAGGTAGATGGAAACTTGCAAGTGTTGCCGTCGGCTTTACAAATAGATATTTTGCCGGGTAATTTGTTGACTTATGTCGCTACACAGTATCCTACTGCCGGAATTGTCGAAGCGGCTCGTTACGATTGGGGATATGAAGTGGAGTTGAACACGGCTCCTCTCGTAGAATTGGAATTCGACAATAACGGGAATGTGACGCAGATCGATAGGGATTGA
- the rpsI gene encoding 30S ribosomal protein S9 codes for MEVVNALGRRKAAVARVFVCEGSGVVTINKRELAVYFPSSILQYIVKQPLEKLGVAEKYDIKVNLNGGGFKGQAEALRLAIARALVKINPEDKPALKSEGFMTRDPRTVERKKPGRPKARKRFQFSKR; via the coding sequence ATGGAAGTAGTTAATGCATTAGGCAGACGTAAAGCCGCAGTAGCACGAGTATTTGTTTGCGAAGGTTCGGGTGTAGTTACGATAAACAAAAGAGAGTTGGCTGTTTATTTCCCCTCTTCAATACTTCAATACATTGTAAAGCAACCGCTTGAAAAATTGGGCGTTGCAGAAAAGTATGATATTAAAGTGAATCTGAATGGCGGTGGTTTCAAAGGACAGGCCGAGGCTCTTCGTTTAGCGATTGCCCGCGCATTGGTGAAAATCAATCCCGAGGATAAACCTGCTCTGAAATCGGAAGGCTTCATGACTCGTGACCCGCGTACCGTTGAACGTAAGAAACCTGGACGTCCCAAAGCTCGTAAGAGATTCCAGTTCAGTAAACGTTAA
- a CDS encoding DUF695 domain-containing protein: protein MQISNDWFVAETEFENKSFIIRGRLFLDAIRQSGKFATRIALVWEYQGDEKGMPTEKETQALDSLNEKLRDILEEKEIAILTAIHIGGKTARYEYYGISAEKFSIVLNETFSEYPPLPIKIGAESDPEWNNYIETIQQFAMQP, encoded by the coding sequence ATGCAAATCAGTAACGATTGGTTCGTCGCCGAAACAGAATTTGAAAACAAGTCTTTTATCATACGAGGGAGACTATTTCTCGATGCCATCAGGCAATCGGGAAAATTCGCCACACGTATCGCTCTCGTATGGGAATATCAGGGCGATGAAAAAGGCATGCCCACCGAAAAAGAGACGCAAGCGCTCGATAGCCTCAACGAGAAACTGCGCGATATATTGGAAGAGAAAGAAATCGCAATACTAACCGCCATTCATATAGGAGGGAAAACCGCCCGTTATGAATATTACGGAATCTCAGCCGAAAAATTCTCCATCGTCTTGAACGAGACTTTCAGCGAATACCCGCCGCTGCCGATAAAAATTGGAGCGGAAAGCGACCCCGAATGGAACAACTACATCGAAACGATTCAACAATTCGCCATGCAGCCATGA